The Equus przewalskii isolate Varuska chromosome 5, EquPr2, whole genome shotgun sequence genome window below encodes:
- the LOC103542866 gene encoding olfactory receptor 6B2-like, whose protein sequence is MRGENVTKVSAFVLLGFPTAPRLQYALFLLFLLTYLFVLVENLAVIVTVWSSAALHRPMYYFLGIMSSLEIWYVCDIIPKMLDGFLLQRKRISFIGCMAQLYFFSSLVCTECVLLASMAYDRYGAICHPLHYQVIMTSGLCVQLVIFSFVSGFSISVIKVYFISSATFCGSNVLNQFFCDISPILKLACTDFSTAELVDFILAFIILVFPLMATMLSYGHIALAVLHIPSATGRWRAFSTCASHLTVVTIFYMAMIFMYVRPQAIDTRSSNKLISAVYTVLTPIINPLIYCLRNKEFKDALRRALGLGQPSQ, encoded by the coding sequence ATGAGGGGAGAGAATGTAACCAAGGTCAGCGCTTTCGTCCTGCTGGGCTTCCCCACGGCCCCCCGGCTGCAGTACgcgctcttcctcctcttcctgctcaccTACCTCTTCGTCCTGGTGGAGAACCTGGCCGTCATCGTCACCGTCTGGAGCAGCGCCGCCCTCCACAGGCCGATGTACTACTTTCTGGGCATTATGTCGTCCCTGGAGATCTGGTATGTGTGTGACATCATCCCCAAGATGCTGGACGGTTTCCTCCTGCAGCGGAAACGCATCTCCTTCATTGGGTGCATGGCTCAGCTGTATTTCTTCAGCTCCCTGGTGTGCACCGAGTGTGTGCTCCTGGCCTCCATGGCCTACGACCGCTACGGGGCCATCTGCCACCCCCTACACTACCAAGTCATCATGACCTCAGGGCTCTGCGTCCAGCTGGTGATCTTCTCCTTTGTGAGCGGCTTCTCCATCTCTGTGATCAAGGTCTACTTTATCTCCAGCGCCACGTTCTGTGGCTCCAATGTCCTGAACCAGTTCTTCTGTGACATTTCCCCCATCCTCAAGCTGGCCTGCACAGACTTCTCGACTGCAGAGCTGGTCGACTTCATCCTGGCCTTCATCATCCTGGTGTTCCCGCTCATGGCCACCATGCTGTCCTACGGACACATCGCCCTGGCTGTCCTGCACATCCCCTCGGCCACTGGCCGTTGGagagccttctccacctgtgcctcccacctcaCCGTGGTCACCATCTTTTACATGGCCATGATCTTCATGTATGTCCGGCCCCAGGCCATTGACACACGGAGCTCCAACAAGCTCATCTCTGCTGTTTACACAGTCCTCACTCCAATAATCAACCCTTTGATCTATTGTCTGAGGAACAAAGAATTTAAGGATGCCTTGAGAAGGGCTCTGGGCTTAGGTCAACCTTCACAGTAA
- the LOC103542865 gene encoding olfactory receptor 6B2: MRGENVTKVSAFVLLGFPTAPRLQYALFLLFLLTYLFVLVENLAVIVTVWSSAALHRPMYYFLSSMSFLEIWYVCDIIPKMLDGFLLQRKRISFIGCMAQLYFFSSLVCTECVLLASMAYDRYVAICHPLRYQVIMTSGLCVQLVVFSFVSGFSISVIKVYFISSATFCGSNVLNQFFCDISPILKLACTDFSTAELVDFILAFIILVFPLMATVLSYGHIALAVLHIPSATGRWRAFSTCASHLTMVTIFYTALLFMYVRPQAIDTRSSNKLISVLYTVLTPILNPLIYCLRNKEFKDALRRALRFGQAPL; the protein is encoded by the coding sequence ATGAGGGGAGAGAATGTAACCAAGGTCAGCGCTTTCGTCCTGCTGGGCTTCCCCACGGCCCCCCGGCTGCAGTACgcgctcttcctcctcttcctgctcaccTACCTCTTCGTCCTGGTGGAGAACCTGGCCGTCATCGTCACCGTCTGGAGCAGCGCCGCCCTCCACAGGCCGATGTACTACTTTCTGAGCTCCATGTCCTTCCTGGAGATCTGGTATGTGTGTGACATCATCCCCAAGATGCTGGACGGTTTCCTCCTGCAGCGGAAACGCATCTCCTTCATTGGGTGCATGGCTCAGCTGTATTTCTTCAGCTCCCTGGTGTGCACCGAGTGTGTGCTCCTGGCCTCCATGGCCTacgaccgctatgtggccatctgccaccCCCTGCGCTACCAAGTCATCATGACCTCAGGGCTCTGCGTCCAGCTGGTGGTCTTCTCCTTTGTGAGCGGCTTCTCCATCTCTGTGATCAAGGTCTACTTTATCTCCAGCGCCACGTTCTGTGGCTCCAATGTCCTGAACCAGTTCTTCTGTGACATTTCCCCCATCCTCAAGCTGGCCTGCACAGACTTCTCGACTGCAGAGCTGGTCGACTTCATCCTGGCCTTCATCATCCTGGTGTTCCCGCTCATGGCCACCGTGCTGTCCTACGGACACATCGCCCTGGCTGTCCTGCACATCCCCTCGGCCACTGGCCGTTGGagagccttctccacctgtgcctcccacctcaCCATGGTCACCATCTTCTATACAGCCTTGCTTTTCATGTATGTCCGGCCCCAGGCCATTGACACACGGAGCTCCAACAAGCTCATCTCTGTTTTGTACACGGTCCTCACCCCTATCTTGAACCCGTTGATCTATTGTCTGAGGAACAAAGAATTTAAGGATGCCTTGAGAAGGGCTCTGCGCTTTGGTCAGGCTCCACTGTAG